One window of Chlamydiales bacterium genomic DNA carries:
- the aroC gene encoding chorismate synthase, with amino-acid sequence MGSNTTGLIFKITTWGESHGKAIGVVIDGCPAGLEITEAEVNAELALRRPGYSPYTSPRKESDSAEILSGVFEGRSTGAPISIIIHNSDARSESYEALRDILRPGHANFTYLNKYGLFDYRGGGRASARETACRVAAGAVAKKLIRHAGIEVVAYMQQLAEVQSRFSERGVDRIREESRKSPLFCPDAAAASEMIALLEQVRSEGDSLGGVVEVRTSSLPVGLGDPVYEKLEANLAKAMLSLPATKGFEMGAGFEAARMRGSEHNDAFISDDRGSVKTSSNHAGGTLGGISTGMPLCFRVAFKPTSSIRLPQETLDLHGDPHTLQLSEGSRHDPCVAIRAVPVVEAMTALVLADALLMSRCSRL; translated from the coding sequence ATGGCTGCCCTGCGGGCCTCGAGATCACAGAAGCAGAGGTGAATGCAGAGCTTGCGCTGCGACGCCCTGGATATAGCCCCTACACCTCCCCGAGAAAAGAGAGTGACAGCGCCGAGATTCTCTCTGGTGTTTTTGAAGGAAGAAGCACTGGCGCGCCGATCTCGATTATTATTCATAACAGCGATGCAAGATCAGAAAGTTACGAGGCGCTGCGCGATATTCTGCGTCCAGGACATGCGAACTTCACCTATTTAAATAAGTATGGACTCTTTGACTACCGCGGCGGAGGAAGAGCTTCCGCGCGTGAGACTGCATGCAGAGTCGCAGCTGGCGCTGTTGCCAAAAAACTCATTCGTCACGCGGGGATCGAAGTTGTGGCATATATGCAGCAGCTGGCAGAGGTTCAAAGCAGATTTTCTGAAAGAGGAGTAGATAGGATCCGCGAGGAGAGCCGTAAAAGCCCTCTATTTTGTCCTGATGCCGCCGCAGCGTCTGAGATGATTGCTCTCTTGGAGCAGGTGAGGAGCGAAGGGGATTCGCTCGGAGGCGTTGTAGAGGTGCGCACCTCTTCGCTGCCAGTAGGTCTAGGAGATCCAGTTTATGAGAAGCTAGAAGCAAATCTAGCAAAAGCGATGCTCTCGCTTCCTGCAACAAAAGGGTTTGAGATGGGAGCCGGGTTCGAAGCTGCCCGGATGCGCGGCTCTGAGCACAACGATGCGTTTATCTCAGACGATCGGGGTAGCGTAAAAACCAGCAGCAACCACGCGGGGGGAACGCTCGGCGGAATCTCCACAGGGATGCCTCTCTGCTTTCGCGTCGCATTTAAACCCACCTCTAGCATCCGCCTTCCGCAGGAGACGCTAGATCTCCATGGAGATCCGCACACCCTCCAGCTGTCAGAAGGCTCCCGCCACGACCCGTGTGTCGCAATACGCGCGGTTCCCGTCGTTGAGGCGATGACTGCGCTCGTCCTCGCAGATGCACTCCTCATGAGCCGCTGCTCCCGCCTATAA